The following are from one region of the Paenibacillus sp. KS-LC4 genome:
- a CDS encoding GntR family transcriptional regulator: MQHRRLVLRVDPTLTFNVNTQIKEQFKWLIGTGDMQAGDMLPPAGELAEFLGLNRNTINWVYSQLKEEGLVSVQKGRGTQVIAGPEVDRLQQERIPMKKMLTHAQKEAVRNQVSLKQYFQAGLAYTLMLETDSTRPQRLLFVECKGHDHLFYSREISRLTGADVERCFLEDIRSESGSLNEAVSRADAVVTTLNHAEEVKQMLQPFGKKLTVIGAIIEQASLLEIAKLPTATSLAFVCLGKVGGEWMAERVLEAGVKLSHCTAAGTEDSLLLSKVLTETERVYASAAVYEHLKQITPGNNVHLYPMQLEKSSELLLQELAAIKSIS, encoded by the coding sequence ATGCAGCATAGACGGCTCGTTCTGCGCGTCGACCCGACACTCACCTTTAATGTGAACACTCAAATTAAAGAGCAGTTTAAATGGCTCATTGGAACCGGCGACATGCAAGCGGGCGACATGCTTCCGCCTGCCGGCGAGTTAGCTGAATTTTTAGGACTCAATCGCAATACGATCAATTGGGTGTACAGCCAGTTAAAAGAAGAAGGGCTTGTTTCTGTTCAAAAGGGTCGGGGAACGCAGGTTATTGCCGGTCCAGAGGTTGACAGACTGCAACAAGAACGTATTCCTATGAAAAAAATGCTTACTCATGCGCAAAAGGAAGCGGTCCGAAATCAAGTTTCCTTGAAACAATATTTTCAGGCTGGCCTTGCTTATACCCTCATGCTGGAAACCGATTCGACCAGACCGCAGCGGCTTCTATTCGTGGAGTGCAAAGGCCATGACCATTTATTTTATAGCCGTGAGATTAGCCGCCTTACAGGCGCGGACGTGGAACGCTGTTTTTTAGAGGATATACGTTCGGAGAGCGGCTCGCTTAATGAAGCGGTCAGCCGTGCGGATGCTGTCGTCACTACTCTCAATCATGCAGAGGAAGTAAAGCAAATGCTTCAGCCATTCGGAAAAAAATTGACCGTTATCGGGGCGATCATAGAGCAGGCCTCCCTCTTGGAAATAGCAAAGCTGCCTACCGCTACATCACTTGCTTTCGTTTGTTTGGGCAAAGTCGGTGGTGAATGGATGGCTGAGCGCGTGCTTGAGGCTGGCGTTAAGCTCTCCCATTGCACGGCAGCCGGAACGGAGGATTCCCTGCTGCTAAGCAAAGTGCTGACCGAGACTGAGCGCGTGTACGCTTCAGCAGCCGTGTACGAGCATTTGAAGCAAATTACGCCTGGCAACAACGTACATTTATATCCTATGCAGCTGGAGAAAAGCAGCGAGCTGCTTTTACAGGAGCTGGCTGCTATTAAATCTATTAGCTGA
- a CDS encoding HPP family protein, whose protein sequence is MDTFYVRFIAKLKDAGGSSVRSPLKVSLPKAAWGAGGGFIVIFLLTMLTEKSDLVWIMAPFGATCVLVFGIWDSPLSQPRNVIGGHFISTAVGLLLYHWFGQGSLVMAAGVGLAIGLMMLTKTTHPPAGADPLVVIMAGSSWSFLINPVLLGAIVIVGMALVINNLDKTKKYPTFWR, encoded by the coding sequence ATGGACACATTCTATGTACGATTCATAGCTAAGCTTAAGGATGCGGGAGGAAGCAGCGTGCGGAGTCCCTTAAAGGTTTCCTTGCCTAAAGCAGCATGGGGGGCTGGGGGAGGATTTATTGTCATTTTTCTGCTGACGATGCTGACTGAGAAGTCTGATCTTGTATGGATTATGGCTCCGTTCGGAGCTACCTGTGTACTGGTGTTCGGCATATGGGATTCCCCGTTATCGCAGCCGCGCAATGTGATCGGCGGGCATTTCATATCAACGGCTGTCGGCTTGCTGCTTTATCATTGGTTTGGACAAGGGAGCCTTGTGATGGCGGCTGGAGTAGGACTTGCTATTGGGCTAATGATGCTAACGAAGACGACTCATCCTCCTGCGGGAGCCGATCCGCTAGTTGTCATTATGGCTGGCAGCAGCTGGTCCTTTTTAATCAACCCCGTACTGCTTGGCGCGATTGTTATTGTGGGAATGGCTCTCGTCATCAACAATTTGGATAAGACCAAAAAATACCCAACCTTTTGGAGATGA
- a CDS encoding SET domain-containing protein: MIEIRTSQLSNGELNRGVFATQDIAEGALIHEAPVLPYENEEHVHLEKTIFADYAFEYGANHSALLLGYGMLFNHSYTPNTFYELNFDNLTVDFFAFTDIKAGEELLINYNGEVDCEDPLWFNEEQDADKAD; encoded by the coding sequence ATGATTGAAATTCGAACTTCCCAGCTCAGCAATGGTGAGCTGAACCGAGGCGTATTCGCCACCCAGGACATCGCCGAGGGCGCGCTTATTCACGAAGCGCCGGTCCTTCCTTACGAGAACGAGGAGCATGTCCATCTTGAAAAAACGATTTTTGCCGACTACGCTTTTGAATATGGAGCAAACCATTCCGCTCTTTTGCTAGGCTACGGGATGTTGTTTAATCACTCGTATACGCCGAACACATTCTATGAGCTTAATTTTGACAATTTGACGGTAGACTTTTTTGCCTTTACCGATATTAAGGCAGGCGAAGAGCTGCTGATTAACTATAACGGAGAAGTCGATTGCGAGGATCCTCTTTGGTTTAATGAGGAGCAAGACGCGGATAAAGCAGATTAA